From the genome of Aquila chrysaetos chrysaetos chromosome 12, bAquChr1.4, whole genome shotgun sequence, one region includes:
- the RO60 gene encoding 60 kDa SS-A/Ro ribonucleoprotein isoform X1 encodes MEDQENQVQLLSEKQVPNSESGYVWHVTDMNRLQRFLCFGSEGGTYYVKEQKLGFENAEALIRLIEEGRGCEVVQEIKTFSQEGRAAKQEPLLFALAVCSQCSDAKTKQTAFKAVPEVCCIPTHLFTFIQFKKDLKEGMKCGMWGRALRKAVADWYNGKNGMAVALAVTKYKQRSGWSHKDLLRLSHLKPASEGIAIVTKYITKGWKDVQEAYKDKAVSAETEKLLKYLEAVEKVKRTKDELEVTHLIEEYGLVREHLLTNHLKSKEVWKALLKEMSISVLLRNLGKLTANSVLEPRGSEVAIVCERLRNEKLLKKGRIHPFHILIALETYKAGHGSRGKLWWRPDEDILEALDASFYKTLKTVEPTGKRFLLAVDVSASMTQKVLGSMLSASTVAAAMCMVVARTEKDSHVVAFSHEMVPCPVTADMTLPQVLVKMYEIPMGTTDCSLPMIWAQKTQTAADVFIVFTDNETFTGNTHPATALREYREKMGIPAKLIVCGMTSNGFTIADPDDRGMLDICGFDTGALDVIRNFTLDLI; translated from the exons ATGGAGGACCAGGAAAACCAAGTGCAACTCCTCAGTGAAAAGCAGGTGCCTAACTCTGAAAGCGGTTATGTGTGGCATGTCACCGATATGAATCGTCTGCAACgtttcttgtgttttggttCAGAAGGTGGTACTTACTACGTCAAGGAGCAGAAGTTGggctttgaaaatgcagaggcTTTAATAAGACTGATTGAAGAGGGTAGAGGTTGTGAAGTTGTTcaagaaataaagacatttagTCAAGAAGGCAGAGCAGCAAAACAGGAGCCCTTGCTTTTTGCTCTTGCAGTTTGCTCCCAGTGTTCTGATGCAAAAACGAAACAAACGGCATTTAAAGCTGTTCCTGAGGTGTGTTGCATACCAACCCATCTCTTTACTTTCatccaatttaaaaaagatCTGAAGGAGGGCATGAAATGTGGCATGTGGGGCCGTGCACTGAGGAAAGCTGTTGCAGATTGGTACAATGGAAAGAATGGCATGGCTGTTGCTTTAGCAgttacaaaatataaacaaagaagTGGTTGGTCTCATAAAGATCTTCTGAGGTTGTCCCACCTCAAACCTGCCAGTGAAG gAATTGCTATAGTCACTAAATACATTACCAAAGGGTGGAAAGATGTCCAAGAGGCTTACAAAGACAAAGCAGTTTCTGCTGAGACTGAAAAACTCTTAAAGTATCTGGAGGCTGTAGAGAAAGTAAAGCGCACAAAAGATGAATTGGAAGTTACTCATTTAATAGAGGAATATGGTCTAGTTAGAGAGCATCTCCTGACAAACCATCTGAAATCTAAAGAG GTTTGGAAGGCATTGCTGAAGGAGATGTCCATTTCTGTCTTGTTGAGAAATTTAGGAAAGCTGACGGCAAATTCAGTGCTTGAACCAAGAGGTTCAGAAGTGGCAATAGTATGTGAAAGACTGAGAAATGAGAAACTGCTAAAAAAG GGTAGAATACATCCATTCCATATTTTGATTGCATTAGAAACCTATAAAGCTGGTCATGGCAGCCGAGGGAAGCTTTGGTGGCGTCCTGATGAAGACATTTTAGAAGCTTTAGATGCCTCATTTTACAAAACTCTCAAG acaGTTGAACCAACAGGAAAACGCTTCTTACTTGCAGTTGATGTCAGTGCATCAATGACACAAAAAGTTTTGGGCAGCATGCTCAGTGCTAGCACAGTTGCAGCAGCAATGTGTATG GTTGTAGCACGTACTGAGAAGGATTCCCATGTTGTTGCCTTTTCACATGAAATGGTCCCTTGCCCAGTGACAGCTGATATGACGTTACCTCAAGTATTAGTGAAAATGTATgaa attcCAATGGGTACCACTGATTGTTCCCTTCCAATGATATGGGCTCAAAAAACTCAGACAGCTGCTGATGTCTTCATTGTATTTACTGATAACGAGACCTTTACTGGAAATACTCATCCTGCAACAGCTCTTAGAGAGTACAGAGAG AAAATGGGTATTCCTGCTAAATTGATTGTTTGTGGAATGACCTCAAATGGTTTTACGATCGCAGATCCAGATGACAGAGGCATGTTGGATATATGTGGCTTTGATACAGGAGCTTTGGATGTTATTCGAAACTTCACTTTggatttgatttaa
- the RO60 gene encoding 60 kDa SS-A/Ro ribonucleoprotein isoform X2, which translates to MSISVLLRNLGKLTANSVLEPRGSEVAIVCERLRNEKLLKKGRIHPFHILIALETYKAGHGSRGKLWWRPDEDILEALDASFYKTLKTVEPTGKRFLLAVDVSASMTQKVLGSMLSASTVAAAMCMVVARTEKDSHVVAFSHEMVPCPVTADMTLPQVLVKMYEIPMGTTDCSLPMIWAQKTQTAADVFIVFTDNETFTGNTHPATALREYREKMGIPAKLIVCGMTSNGFTIADPDDRGMLDICGFDTGALDVIRNFTLDLI; encoded by the exons ATGTCCATTTCTGTCTTGTTGAGAAATTTAGGAAAGCTGACGGCAAATTCAGTGCTTGAACCAAGAGGTTCAGAAGTGGCAATAGTATGTGAAAGACTGAGAAATGAGAAACTGCTAAAAAAG GGTAGAATACATCCATTCCATATTTTGATTGCATTAGAAACCTATAAAGCTGGTCATGGCAGCCGAGGGAAGCTTTGGTGGCGTCCTGATGAAGACATTTTAGAAGCTTTAGATGCCTCATTTTACAAAACTCTCAAG acaGTTGAACCAACAGGAAAACGCTTCTTACTTGCAGTTGATGTCAGTGCATCAATGACACAAAAAGTTTTGGGCAGCATGCTCAGTGCTAGCACAGTTGCAGCAGCAATGTGTATG GTTGTAGCACGTACTGAGAAGGATTCCCATGTTGTTGCCTTTTCACATGAAATGGTCCCTTGCCCAGTGACAGCTGATATGACGTTACCTCAAGTATTAGTGAAAATGTATgaa attcCAATGGGTACCACTGATTGTTCCCTTCCAATGATATGGGCTCAAAAAACTCAGACAGCTGCTGATGTCTTCATTGTATTTACTGATAACGAGACCTTTACTGGAAATACTCATCCTGCAACAGCTCTTAGAGAGTACAGAGAG AAAATGGGTATTCCTGCTAAATTGATTGTTTGTGGAATGACCTCAAATGGTTTTACGATCGCAGATCCAGATGACAGAGGCATGTTGGATATATGTGGCTTTGATACAGGAGCTTTGGATGTTATTCGAAACTTCACTTTggatttgatttaa
- the GLRX2 gene encoding glutaredoxin 2 isoform X2, translating into MALQRALGGVAALGRRRQQQQRDGFRMENSLPTSVGLSNDAAVNQIQKIISDNCVVIFSKTTCFYCKMAKKLFEDMNVNYTAVELDMNTNGSQFQDILEQMTGGRTVPRVFVNGTFVGGATDTQRLHEEGKLLPLVHQCQVKRKS; encoded by the exons ATGGCCCTGCAGAGGGCGCTGGGCGGGGTGGCGGCGCTgggacggcggcggcagcagcagcagcgggacGG ttttagaatggAGAATAGTCTGCCTACTTCTGTAGGGTTGTCTAATGATGCTGCTGTGAATCAAATACAG AAGATTATTTCAGACAACTGTGTGGTGATTTTCTCTAAAACAACATGCTTCTACtgcaaaatggcaaaaaaactTTTTGAGGATATGAATGTAAATTATACAGCTGTAGAACTGGACATGAATACAAACGGAAGTCAGTTCCAGGACATTCTTGAACAGATGACTGGTGGCAGAACA GTCCCGAGAGTGTTTGTCAATGGGACTTTTGTTGGAGGTGCTACAGATACTCAAAGGCTTCATGAGGAAGGCAAACTGCTTCCATTAGTTCATCAATgtcaagtgaaaagaaaatcctga
- the GLRX2 gene encoding glutaredoxin 2 isoform X1, with protein MENSLPTSVGLSNDAAVNQIQKIISDNCVVIFSKTTCFYCKMAKKLFEDMNVNYTAVELDMNTNGSQFQDILEQMTGGRTVPRVFVNGTFVGGATDTQRLHEEGKLLPLVHQCQVKRKS; from the exons atggAGAATAGTCTGCCTACTTCTGTAGGGTTGTCTAATGATGCTGCTGTGAATCAAATACAG AAGATTATTTCAGACAACTGTGTGGTGATTTTCTCTAAAACAACATGCTTCTACtgcaaaatggcaaaaaaactTTTTGAGGATATGAATGTAAATTATACAGCTGTAGAACTGGACATGAATACAAACGGAAGTCAGTTCCAGGACATTCTTGAACAGATGACTGGTGGCAGAACA GTCCCGAGAGTGTTTGTCAATGGGACTTTTGTTGGAGGTGCTACAGATACTCAAAGGCTTCATGAGGAAGGCAAACTGCTTCCATTAGTTCATCAATgtcaagtgaaaagaaaatcctga
- the GLRX2 gene encoding glutaredoxin 2 isoform X3 yields the protein MALQRALGGVAALGRRRQQQQRDGMENSLPTSVGLSNDAAVNQIQKIISDNCVVIFSKTTCFYCKMAKKLFEDMNVNYTAVELDMNTNGSQFQDILEQMTGGRTVPRVFVNGTFVGGATDTQRLHEEGKLLPLVHQCQVKRKS from the exons ATGGCCCTGCAGAGGGCGCTGGGCGGGGTGGCGGCGCTgggacggcggcggcagcagcagcagcgggacGG aatggAGAATAGTCTGCCTACTTCTGTAGGGTTGTCTAATGATGCTGCTGTGAATCAAATACAG AAGATTATTTCAGACAACTGTGTGGTGATTTTCTCTAAAACAACATGCTTCTACtgcaaaatggcaaaaaaactTTTTGAGGATATGAATGTAAATTATACAGCTGTAGAACTGGACATGAATACAAACGGAAGTCAGTTCCAGGACATTCTTGAACAGATGACTGGTGGCAGAACA GTCCCGAGAGTGTTTGTCAATGGGACTTTTGTTGGAGGTGCTACAGATACTCAAAGGCTTCATGAGGAAGGCAAACTGCTTCCATTAGTTCATCAATgtcaagtgaaaagaaaatcctga